In Candidatus Hadarchaeales archaeon, one DNA window encodes the following:
- a CDS encoding ABC transporter ATP-binding protein, with amino-acid sequence MNAVESQNLSKRYKSGVLALQDITLRVKKGKIVSLLGRNGAGKTTLIRILATQLMPTSGKAKVLGYDVVKEPDKIRKKIACIPQEAEPIGFLTVWEHLYGYLLMRGIGSSEARMKTEEVLKVIGLEGKRKALASELSGGMQRKLLLGMALATNAEVLFLDEPTAGLDLPSRGEVWRLLRELRKEGRTIFLTTQNMEEAEVLSDEVFLIERGRILARGKAEDLVRRIGWEVRVEVEGGWKREELERYGKCFPHAGSLLLYTSKEGAEKIVKRAVRRGIRARSRPVNLEDFFLLVGGENELVQTA; translated from the coding sequence ATGAACGCCGTGGAAAGCCAGAACCTCTCCAAGAGATACAAAAGTGGTGTCCTTGCCCTTCAGGACATCACTCTAAGGGTTAAGAAGGGCAAAATAGTCAGCCTCCTCGGTAGGAATGGGGCGGGAAAGACCACCCTCATACGCATTTTGGCCACCCAGCTTATGCCTACCTCTGGCAAGGCGAAAGTATTGGGATACGATGTGGTTAAGGAACCAGACAAGATTAGGAAAAAAATCGCTTGTATCCCCCAAGAAGCGGAACCGATAGGTTTTCTCACCGTATGGGAACACCTTTACGGTTATCTCCTCATGAGGGGTATAGGATCCTCGGAAGCCCGCATGAAAACGGAGGAAGTATTGAAAGTGATAGGTCTAGAGGGAAAGAGGAAAGCTCTGGCCTCTGAACTTTCGGGAGGTATGCAGAGAAAACTCCTGTTGGGCATGGCCCTAGCCACGAACGCGGAGGTCCTTTTCTTGGATGAACCCACCGCCGGCTTGGATCTTCCGAGTAGAGGGGAGGTGTGGAGGCTCCTCAGGGAACTCAGAAAAGAAGGTAGAACCATTTTCCTTACTACCCAGAACATGGAAGAGGCTGAAGTCTTGAGCGATGAGGTCTTCCTCATCGAAAGGGGTAGGATCTTGGCAAGAGGGAAGGCGGAGGACCTGGTCCGCAGAATAGGATGGGAAGTGAGGGTGGAAGTGGAAGGTGGATGGAAACGGGAAGAACTGGAGAGGTACGGAAAGTGCTTTCCCCATGCAGGCTCCCTTCTCCTTTACACCAGCAAAGAAGGGGCCGAAAAGATAGTAAAGAGGGCTGTAAGGAGAGGAATTAGGGCCAGATCCAGACCAGTCAACTTAGAAGACTTCTTCTTGCTGGTGGGTGGGGAAAATGAACTTGTTCAAACAGCTTAA
- a CDS encoding HD domain-containing protein, translated as MTPTHPSFISWRRKQVGKEEKTIHDPIHGSLRVGGPYLDLLDTPEMQRLRGIRQLGMAYLVFPGGNHSRFEHSLGVLHLVKKFGELQGLEEEELLLLGAAALLHDIGHPPFSHTLEALMLEKLGKDHVEMSCELVEGKTSFLREEGEEIQTENLPEKLEKWGIKPREVASLLEKKHKKRYLVELLSSEVDLDQMDFLLRDAHFTGVALGMIDVERLLSTLVVQDNHLMILSKGIEAVEGMLTARALMYSSVYFHPTVRAAELMLANAVEWSIKEGKSPMELYAKTDGELLEELKRMEGYGKEMVLRLKYRRLFKSAYEERRRRLEGRERESFLKRFRGWSSLLNLQEEIADKAKVPRGYVLLDIPLVDLFLSEPRMEEVEIPVLLERGKTKLSEISPIAEALRRTLASRYILRVLTLPELVEKVRKAALKIL; from the coding sequence ATGACCCCTACGCACCCCTCCTTCATTTCTTGGAGGAGGAAACAGGTGGGTAAGGAAGAAAAAACCATTCATGATCCCATTCATGGAAGCCTACGCGTGGGAGGTCCCTATCTGGACCTCCTAGATACCCCCGAGATGCAAAGACTGAGGGGCATCCGACAGCTGGGAATGGCTTACTTGGTTTTTCCTGGAGGCAACCATTCCAGATTCGAGCATTCCCTTGGAGTTCTTCACTTGGTGAAGAAATTCGGAGAACTGCAAGGACTGGAGGAAGAGGAGCTCCTCCTCTTAGGTGCTGCGGCCCTCCTCCATGACATAGGACATCCTCCCTTTTCTCATACTCTGGAAGCCCTGATGCTGGAAAAATTGGGTAAAGACCACGTGGAGATGAGCTGTGAGTTAGTGGAAGGAAAAACCTCTTTCCTAAGAGAGGAAGGGGAAGAAATACAAACCGAAAATCTTCCTGAAAAACTCGAAAAATGGGGAATAAAACCAAGGGAAGTGGCTTCCCTTTTGGAAAAAAAGCACAAGAAGAGATACCTAGTCGAATTACTTTCGAGCGAGGTGGATCTCGATCAAATGGACTTCCTTCTCAGGGATGCCCATTTCACGGGTGTAGCTTTGGGGATGATAGATGTGGAGAGATTGCTGAGCACACTGGTCGTCCAAGACAATCACCTCATGATACTGAGCAAAGGGATAGAAGCTGTGGAAGGCATGCTCACGGCGAGGGCCCTCATGTACTCTTCCGTTTACTTCCATCCCACCGTTAGGGCTGCGGAGCTCATGCTCGCCAATGCCGTTGAATGGTCCATCAAAGAAGGTAAATCGCCCATGGAGCTCTATGCCAAAACCGACGGAGAATTGTTGGAGGAGCTGAAGAGGATGGAGGGATATGGAAAGGAAATGGTACTGAGACTGAAATACCGTAGGCTCTTCAAATCCGCCTACGAGGAAAGGAGGAGGAGGCTGGAGGGAAGGGAGAGGGAAAGCTTTTTGAAGAGGTTCAGGGGATGGAGTTCTCTTCTGAATCTACAGGAGGAAATAGCAGATAAGGCGAAGGTGCCTAGAGGCTACGTGCTACTGGACATACCCCTAGTGGATCTCTTCTTGTCCGAACCAAGAATGGAAGAGGTAGAAATACCCGTCCTCCTAGAGAGGGGAAAGACCAAACTCTCAGAAATTTCGCCGATCGCTGAAGCGTTGAGGAGAACCTTGGCCTCAAGATACATCCTGAGAGTGCTCACCCTTCCCGAGCTAGTGGAGAAAGTAAGGAAAGCCGCCCTGAAGATCCTCTGA
- a CDS encoding Lrp/AsnC family transcriptional regulator, translating into MKEIEKRLLLELLKDSSLPVSELARRVGISRQTASKKIKEMKKRGLSFTVKVNPSELGLETRAYVFISEDPHEEVRRKNERVILGIPHVSEFHRIFGRYSAVMVVMVKSPEELKEVVKKIHDLEGVRETETFIVHSTIKDDPYAPLLHFLEEETGG; encoded by the coding sequence ATGAAAGAAATCGAAAAACGTTTACTTCTGGAGCTCCTCAAAGACAGTTCCTTACCCGTAAGCGAATTGGCGAGAAGAGTGGGAATTTCCCGCCAAACTGCATCCAAGAAGATCAAAGAAATGAAAAAAAGGGGGCTATCCTTCACCGTTAAAGTGAATCCTTCCGAATTGGGCTTGGAAACCAGAGCCTATGTGTTTATCAGTGAAGATCCGCACGAAGAGGTAAGGAGAAAAAATGAACGCGTCATTTTGGGGATTCCACATGTGAGCGAATTTCACCGCATCTTCGGAAGATACAGCGCCGTTATGGTGGTAATGGTGAAGAGCCCCGAGGAGCTGAAAGAGGTGGTAAAGAAAATCCATGACCTGGAGGGGGTTAGGGAAACGGAAACCTTCATCGTACACAGCACCATCAAAGATGACCCCTACGCACCCCTCCTTCATTTCTTGGAGGAGGAAACAGGTGGGTAA
- the rsxC gene encoding electron transport complex subunit RsxC encodes MSGFKGGVHPKIQKLTGYKKTEVLPLPPRVVIPLRQHLGAPCDPLVEKGAQVKTGQKIGDSTAPVSAPVHASISGTVVELSPKRLPTGEKVLSVIIDSDGKDEWIKMPALDPEKSSREELLQRVREAGIVGMGGAGFPTHIKLNPPKKVDTLLINGVECEPYITADHRLMLEEGEKVVEGAKIMAKILGVERILIAIEDNKPDAIEHMQKLSEGVGRVVKLKTKYPQGDERHLLKAVLGREVPAGGLPFDVGAVVQNVGTAKAVYDAVKLGIPLVERIVTVTGEVAEPKNLRVRVGTPFTYLLQQCGGTVGKVRKVVAGGPMMGFAVHEDVPVIKTTGCVLVMGEVKEEEEGPCIRCGRCIEACPMSLMPTHLVKLVRAKDFEACLQYNLLSCDECGCCAYVCPSKIPIVHVIREGKKGVRRLRK; translated from the coding sequence ATGTCGGGATTCAAAGGGGGAGTCCATCCTAAGATTCAAAAGCTTACGGGTTACAAAAAAACCGAGGTTCTTCCGCTACCCCCTAGGGTAGTGATACCTTTGAGACAACACCTGGGTGCCCCCTGCGATCCTTTGGTAGAAAAGGGGGCCCAAGTAAAAACTGGGCAGAAGATAGGAGATTCCACAGCACCCGTTTCCGCACCCGTTCACGCTTCGATTTCGGGTACCGTGGTGGAGCTTTCCCCTAAGAGACTCCCGACGGGTGAGAAAGTGCTCTCCGTGATAATAGACTCGGATGGGAAGGATGAGTGGATCAAGATGCCCGCCTTGGACCCTGAGAAGTCTTCAAGGGAGGAGCTTCTTCAAAGGGTGAGGGAGGCAGGAATAGTGGGAATGGGTGGGGCAGGTTTTCCCACCCATATCAAGCTCAATCCTCCCAAGAAAGTGGATACACTCTTGATTAATGGGGTGGAATGTGAACCTTACATTACCGCCGATCATCGTCTGATGCTTGAGGAAGGTGAAAAGGTAGTGGAAGGGGCCAAGATCATGGCCAAGATCTTGGGTGTGGAGAGGATCCTCATAGCTATTGAGGACAACAAACCCGATGCCATAGAACACATGCAGAAGTTGAGCGAAGGGGTAGGTCGGGTGGTCAAGCTCAAGACCAAATATCCACAGGGGGATGAGAGACATCTTTTGAAAGCCGTTTTGGGCAGAGAGGTACCGGCAGGAGGCTTACCTTTCGATGTGGGTGCAGTGGTTCAGAACGTTGGCACAGCTAAGGCCGTCTACGATGCCGTGAAACTGGGGATCCCATTGGTGGAAAGGATAGTTACGGTGACGGGAGAAGTGGCGGAGCCCAAGAACTTGAGGGTTAGAGTGGGGACTCCCTTCACCTATCTTTTGCAGCAATGCGGTGGGACGGTGGGAAAGGTGAGAAAAGTGGTGGCGGGCGGACCCATGATGGGATTTGCCGTTCATGAAGATGTTCCGGTGATCAAGACTACGGGCTGTGTGCTGGTGATGGGAGAAGTAAAAGAGGAAGAAGAAGGACCATGCATCCGGTGCGGGAGATGTATTGAAGCTTGTCCCATGAGCCTGATGCCCACCCATCTTGTAAAACTGGTAAGGGCGAAGGACTTCGAAGCCTGTTTACAATATAACCTCTTGAGTTGTGATGAGTGTGGATGTTGTGCTTATGTTTGTCCCTCCAAGATTCCCATCGTTCATGTGATAAGGGAGGGGAAGAAAGGAGTGAGGAGGTTGAGGAAGTGA
- a CDS encoding RnfABCDGE type electron transport complex subunit D: MIPETKLQVSPSPHIKDRVSVRRIMFTVVLALMPATLCGIYLFGLHALFVIVVSVSSAVVSEFLGYRVMGKKFTMDGSAVITGLLLALCLPPSVPLWIPAVGSSFAILVGKCAFGGLGQNIFNPALVGRAFLSLSWPALMTTWVSPFEGVSTATPLGTWKTGGGYASYSDLFLGRVAGCIGETSALAILIGGLLLIALKYIDWKTPVSYIGTVGLLMFLLGQDPLFHILAGGLFLGAFFMATDYVTTPLTGKGRVIFGFGAGLLVVVIRMYGGMPEGVTYSILIMNAFTPLIDRYTKPRVYGTVRKRWWERKK, encoded by the coding sequence GTGATACCTGAAACCAAACTGCAGGTCTCCCCGAGTCCCCACATTAAGGACAGGGTTTCTGTTAGAAGGATCATGTTCACGGTCGTGTTGGCCCTCATGCCTGCCACGCTTTGCGGAATCTATCTCTTTGGTTTGCATGCCCTGTTCGTGATCGTGGTTTCCGTGAGCTCGGCCGTGGTTTCCGAATTCTTGGGATACAGGGTGATGGGCAAGAAGTTCACGATGGACGGTAGTGCGGTGATCACGGGTCTGCTCCTCGCCCTCTGTCTTCCCCCCTCCGTTCCCCTCTGGATACCCGCCGTGGGTTCTTCCTTTGCCATCTTGGTGGGGAAGTGTGCCTTTGGTGGTTTGGGTCAGAACATCTTCAATCCAGCCCTCGTGGGAAGGGCCTTCCTCTCCCTCAGCTGGCCCGCCCTCATGACCACTTGGGTTTCCCCCTTCGAGGGCGTGAGCACGGCCACTCCGCTGGGAACTTGGAAGACGGGAGGAGGGTATGCCTCCTATTCCGATCTCTTCTTAGGGAGAGTGGCTGGATGCATAGGGGAGACTTCTGCCCTGGCCATCCTGATCGGAGGACTCCTTTTGATAGCCCTCAAGTACATAGATTGGAAAACTCCCGTATCCTACATAGGCACCGTTGGTTTGCTCATGTTCTTGCTCGGTCAGGATCCCCTCTTCCACATCTTGGCCGGGGGGCTTTTCTTGGGAGCCTTTTTCATGGCCACCGACTACGTTACCACCCCCCTGACGGGAAAGGGCAGAGTAATCTTTGGCTTTGGGGCTGGGCTCCTCGTGGTGGTGATAAGGATGTACGGAGGCATGCCCGAGGGTGTCACCTATTCCATCCTCATCATGAACGCCTTCACTCCCCTGATAGATAGGTATACTAAACCCAGGGTTTACGGGACGGTGAGGAAAAGATGGTGGGAAAGGAAGAAGTGA
- a CDS encoding RnfABCDGE type electron transport complex subunit G, which produces MVGKEEVKPVAVLVITCVVWGALLGLIHSATEKKIEEAERSELYRTLSEIFPNAQFEEEEGHYLCLENGKVVGYAIVVEERGFGGKMEVLVGISEEGTVAGVRILTHGETPGLGSRVAEEEFLVQFIGKDLEKIALKRDGGEIEGVTGATISSRAVVRAVRSGLENLLGVVR; this is translated from the coding sequence ATGGTGGGAAAGGAAGAAGTGAAGCCGGTAGCGGTGTTGGTAATAACTTGCGTGGTATGGGGAGCCCTCTTGGGTCTCATTCACAGTGCCACAGAAAAGAAGATAGAGGAAGCGGAGAGGTCAGAACTTTATCGTACCCTTTCAGAAATCTTTCCCAACGCTCAGTTCGAAGAAGAGGAGGGCCACTATCTCTGTTTGGAAAACGGAAAAGTGGTAGGATATGCCATCGTGGTGGAGGAAAGGGGATTCGGTGGAAAGATGGAGGTGCTCGTGGGGATTTCCGAGGAGGGAACGGTGGCTGGGGTGAGAATACTTACCCACGGTGAAACTCCAGGTTTGGGATCCAGGGTGGCTGAGGAAGAATTTCTAGTTCAGTTCATAGGTAAGGATTTGGAAAAAATAGCCCTTAAGAGGGATGGGGGAGAAATAGAGGGAGTGACGGGAGCCACCATAAGCTCCAGGGCGGTGGTTAGGGCCGTGAGGAGCGGGTTGGAGAACCTCTTGGGAGTGGTGAGATGA
- a CDS encoding electron transport complex subunit E, with amino-acid sequence MKVQEFTKGILKRNPVLGLVLGLCPVLAITTKVENALGMSLAFTFVIVLSNLLISSLKKFIPRDVRIPTFIVIIASFVTIVEMLIHGYSPPLYEQLGIFLPLITVNCIVLGRAEAFASKRPVSETLLDTLGMSVGFALSIIVISFLREFFGTGKIVVFGHQIIPGLLSSPAVGMILPPGAFLVMGILLAVMKKAKVM; translated from the coding sequence ATGAAGGTCCAAGAATTCACGAAAGGGATCCTGAAGCGAAATCCCGTGCTGGGATTGGTCCTGGGTCTTTGTCCCGTTCTTGCCATTACTACGAAGGTGGAGAATGCCCTTGGCATGTCCTTGGCCTTCACCTTCGTGATAGTTCTTTCCAACCTTCTCATCTCTTCCCTCAAGAAGTTCATTCCCAGGGATGTGAGGATCCCTACCTTCATCGTGATCATAGCGAGTTTTGTAACCATCGTGGAAATGCTCATACACGGTTATTCCCCTCCTCTTTACGAACAACTGGGAATCTTTCTACCTCTCATCACCGTGAATTGTATTGTGCTCGGGAGGGCTGAGGCCTTTGCTTCCAAGCGCCCCGTTTCCGAAACCTTGCTGGACACCCTCGGTATGAGCGTGGGGTTCGCCCTTTCCATCATCGTCATTTCCTTTCTAAGGGAGTTCTTCGGAACGGGAAAGATAGTGGTTTTCGGTCATCAAATAATCCCTGGCCTCCTCTCCTCTCCTGCCGTGGGCATGATTTTGCCCCCAGGAGCTTTCTTGGTAATGGGTATCCTGTTGGCCGTCATGAAGAAGGCGAAGGTGATGTGA
- a CDS encoding RnfABCDGE type electron transport complex subunit A, producing MENLLGIVIAAIFINNIVLTKFLGLCSFFGISTRIRTSVMMGIAVTFVATCSSLITWLIHRYFLMPFHIEYMRIVAFILVIASFVQLVEITIRRFSPPLYRAFGIYLPLITVNCAILGVTLINVDVERYSFVASVVNGFATGLGYTLAILMMSGIRERLEISEVPSSFRGLPIAFITAALLALAFQGFSGMVE from the coding sequence ATGGAAAACCTCTTGGGAATAGTCATAGCGGCCATCTTCATCAACAACATCGTTCTGACGAAGTTCCTCGGTCTCTGCTCTTTCTTCGGTATCTCCACTAGGATCAGGACTTCGGTAATGATGGGTATAGCCGTGACCTTCGTGGCCACATGTTCCTCCCTCATCACCTGGTTAATCCACAGGTACTTCCTCATGCCCTTCCACATAGAGTACATGAGGATCGTGGCTTTCATTCTGGTGATAGCTTCCTTTGTCCAGTTGGTGGAGATTACCATCAGAAGGTTCTCTCCTCCTCTCTACAGAGCTTTCGGGATCTATTTACCCCTCATCACGGTGAATTGTGCCATCCTCGGCGTGACCTTGATCAACGTGGATGTGGAAAGGTATTCCTTCGTGGCTTCGGTGGTTAACGGTTTCGCCACCGGTCTCGGCTATACCTTGGCCATCCTCATGATGTCGGGAATAAGGGAGAGATTGGAGATTTCCGAAGTTCCCTCTTCCTTCCGCGGTCTTCCCATAGCTTTCATTACAGCTGCCCTTTTGGCCCTGGCTTTCCAGGGCTTCAGTGGGATGGTGGAGTGA
- a CDS encoding 4Fe-4S binding protein, producing MIEEMGIMGIVGASFAIMLVVAARKMAVKIDERIEKIREKLPGASCGACGLKGGCDALAEELVKDPSLLGKCRLVGPEEKREIGKILGIEVKEEEEKKLPRVRCTGESKILFEAAGERTCSAFSDLAGGPLACPYGCLGMGDCVRACPFDALRIENGLPVVDEERCRGCGLCEQACPRGVIKLLPKETKVLLLCNSPASGKEVNASCASGCIKCRICEKSCPVQAIKLDPLPIIDSSLCNVCGTCVEKCPRKVLKLGVAPLASTPPMPSG from the coding sequence ATGATAGAGGAGATGGGAATCATGGGGATCGTGGGCGCCTCCTTCGCCATCATGCTGGTGGTAGCCGCTAGGAAGATGGCCGTGAAGATAGACGAAAGGATTGAGAAGATCAGGGAAAAACTTCCGGGAGCATCCTGTGGGGCCTGTGGACTCAAGGGAGGTTGTGATGCCCTAGCAGAGGAACTGGTGAAGGATCCCTCCCTTCTCGGCAAGTGCAGGTTGGTTGGCCCTGAAGAGAAGAGGGAAATAGGGAAGATTTTGGGAATAGAGGTGAAGGAGGAGGAAGAAAAGAAGCTGCCACGGGTAAGGTGTACGGGAGAATCCAAGATCCTCTTTGAGGCCGCAGGTGAGAGGACTTGTTCAGCCTTTTCGGACCTGGCTGGGGGTCCCCTGGCCTGTCCTTACGGATGTTTAGGGATGGGTGATTGTGTGAGGGCCTGTCCCTTCGATGCTTTGAGGATAGAAAATGGGCTTCCCGTGGTGGACGAAGAGAGATGTAGGGGGTGCGGGCTCTGTGAACAAGCCTGTCCGAGGGGGGTGATAAAACTTCTACCCAAAGAAACCAAGGTCCTCCTCCTCTGTAATTCTCCAGCTTCAGGGAAAGAGGTGAATGCTTCATGTGCCAGCGGTTGTATCAAATGCAGGATATGCGAAAAGTCCTGTCCCGTTCAGGCCATAAAACTCGATCCTCTTCCCATCATCGATTCTTCCCTATGTAACGTCTGTGGAACCTGTGTGGAGAAATGCCCGCGAAAGGTGCTGAAACTTGGCGTGGCTCCACTCGCTTCGACCCCACCCATGCCTTCAGGTTAG
- a CDS encoding FAD:protein FMN transferase: METGVFQVAMAQVFATLSGFFFWVLLAFLLHPLAYGEVAWRVSLAMLLSGISLLGVGKASLALYSKGGEGVLKGCLLLGLLPSLSIAVLLSLLLDPWTGLLLLSFSLFSLSFHFELSKRSYSRYLLLWIGARSLTLLLPFLLYLRLGEVKGLLLGLSLSYLPFSLPLLKLKEGKFSFPPPTFLLGLWLVDIGMASFNLLDKVVIGPLFGKEELAMYQFGNRFFLLFASFPQIFFFYLLPERASGRKVGETEKKALLASPLLLLSALSLSLFLSSLFPSFEKGAIVLRVMSFSLPLVTFTQIELSRLYSRQETSSVLLSYFSSLAVGLAGIVVLGKKFGVGGMAYGFLLSQLVLSSSLFFLPRLEEEDRKLAGAFLGMIALTALLLSSMAAHPLTIEVRGEKVIGRGLAMDTFVEIQVVDENRNRAKEAVEKAYREIKRVESLMSAEKDGTEIYSLNRSGTSWVELSEETLFLLRSSLQYSELSGGAFDITVKPLVDFWMKEVKEKGKLPSSYLLSKVLERVGWESLEVENGRARFLKEGMEVTLGGIAKGYAVDRAYQILKDAGVKAGLVNVGGEMRGFGKVWKIGIQHPRKEEIMLALELENFSIATSGDYRRFFFLGSRRIHHILDPKTGEPATECMSVTVIAENCMEADALSTTLFVLGPEKGRALADYLSSTGRTVKAMLVGSNGKITYSASWDLPKIWELT, encoded by the coding sequence ATGGAAACCGGCGTGTTCCAAGTGGCGATGGCACAGGTTTTCGCTACCCTCTCAGGCTTTTTTTTCTGGGTCCTTTTGGCCTTCCTCCTCCATCCCCTCGCATACGGGGAAGTAGCTTGGAGAGTTTCTTTAGCCATGCTCCTTTCTGGAATCTCTCTCCTCGGGGTTGGCAAGGCATCCCTAGCCCTTTATTCCAAAGGGGGGGAAGGGGTCCTGAAGGGTTGCCTACTGCTGGGGCTCCTCCCCAGCCTTTCCATCGCCGTTCTTCTCTCCCTCCTGCTGGACCCATGGACGGGTCTTCTCCTCCTTTCCTTCTCCCTTTTTTCTCTGAGCTTTCATTTCGAGCTTTCCAAACGCTCCTATTCCCGTTATCTCCTGCTCTGGATAGGGGCCAGGAGCCTTACCCTCCTCCTACCCTTTCTCCTCTACTTAAGGTTGGGGGAAGTGAAGGGGCTCCTGTTGGGACTTTCCCTCTCCTACCTACCCTTCTCTCTCCCTCTCCTCAAGCTGAAGGAAGGCAAGTTTTCCTTCCCCCCTCCCACCTTCCTGCTCGGTCTCTGGTTGGTGGATATCGGGATGGCCTCCTTCAACCTCCTAGACAAGGTGGTCATAGGACCACTCTTCGGGAAAGAGGAACTAGCCATGTACCAGTTTGGAAACAGGTTCTTCCTCCTCTTCGCTTCCTTCCCCCAGATCTTTTTCTTCTATCTCCTCCCGGAAAGGGCATCTGGAAGAAAAGTGGGGGAAACCGAAAAGAAGGCCCTCCTAGCCTCTCCTCTCCTGCTCCTCTCCGCCCTTTCCCTTTCCTTGTTCCTTTCCTCCCTTTTCCCTTCCTTTGAAAAGGGTGCGATAGTCCTGCGCGTGATGAGTTTTTCCCTTCCCCTAGTTACGTTTACCCAAATCGAACTTTCCCGCCTTTACTCCAGACAAGAAACCTCATCCGTTCTCCTTTCCTATTTTTCTTCCTTAGCCGTTGGCTTAGCGGGGATTGTGGTGTTGGGAAAAAAGTTCGGAGTGGGAGGAATGGCGTATGGCTTTCTCCTCTCCCAGCTCGTCCTCTCCTCCTCTCTTTTCTTCCTTCCCAGACTGGAAGAAGAAGACAGAAAACTGGCTGGTGCCTTTCTGGGAATGATCGCCCTCACCGCCCTCCTCCTCAGCTCCATGGCGGCACATCCCCTAACCATCGAAGTCAGGGGAGAGAAGGTGATAGGAAGGGGTCTGGCTATGGATACCTTCGTGGAAATCCAGGTGGTGGACGAAAACCGAAACAGGGCAAAGGAAGCTGTGGAAAAGGCCTACAGGGAAATAAAAAGGGTGGAAAGCCTGATGTCGGCGGAAAAAGATGGAACCGAGATCTACTCCCTGAACCGAAGCGGGACCTCCTGGGTGGAGCTCTCGGAGGAGACCCTTTTCCTCTTGCGCTCTTCCCTCCAGTATTCCGAACTCTCAGGAGGGGCCTTCGACATCACGGTAAAACCACTCGTGGACTTTTGGATGAAAGAGGTGAAAGAAAAGGGGAAACTTCCTTCTTCCTACCTCCTTTCAAAAGTCCTGGAAAGAGTGGGATGGGAGAGCTTGGAAGTGGAAAATGGTAGGGCTAGGTTCCTAAAAGAGGGAATGGAAGTAACGCTGGGTGGAATAGCAAAGGGATATGCCGTGGATAGGGCCTATCAGATCCTAAAGGATGCGGGAGTGAAGGCAGGCCTGGTGAATGTAGGGGGGGAGATGAGGGGATTCGGAAAGGTTTGGAAAATAGGAATACAGCACCCGAGAAAGGAGGAAATCATGCTGGCACTGGAATTGGAGAACTTCTCCATCGCTACTTCCGGAGATTACAGGAGATTCTTCTTCCTCGGCTCCAGAAGGATCCACCATATCTTGGATCCAAAGACGGGGGAGCCGGCAACGGAATGCATGAGCGTCACGGTGATAGCGGAGAATTGCATGGAAGCCGACGCCCTGAGCACAACCCTCTTCGTGCTGGGACCCGAGAAAGGAAGAGCCCTGGCAGATTACCTTTCCTCCACCGGAAGAACGGTGAAAGCCATGCTGGTGGGTTCAAATGGCAAAATCACCTACTCTGCTTCTTGGGATCTTCCCAAGATATGGGAACTAACCTGA
- a CDS encoding MBL fold metallo-hydrolase: MVPSSHGDVKVVKSGVEFSGRVPYWTHFYLYKDLIVDTGCSHTAVEVREFLGERKGVVLLTHHHEDHVGGAIALQGRLKIFAPLKSLPLLEHPPELPDYRKLVWGQPQPLKAHPLPSSLCFGGLEVEVFETPGHTFDHVSFLVDGKLFAGDLVVAPGQMVCMRQEELRDTMISLRKILKLDFEYAYTGVGVFSKEEVRAYLEYLGGLRKKVEELHRKGKSPRDIVEEVFPHPPEIVQLMEVVSDGEWSRENMVRSLLGLPR; encoded by the coding sequence TTGGTTCCTTCTTCCCATGGGGATGTGAAGGTGGTGAAGAGTGGGGTGGAGTTCTCGGGTAGGGTGCCCTATTGGACGCACTTTTACCTCTACAAAGACCTGATCGTGGATACCGGGTGTTCGCATACGGCAGTGGAGGTGAGGGAGTTCTTGGGTGAAAGGAAGGGGGTGGTTTTGCTCACCCACCATCATGAGGACCATGTAGGGGGAGCGATAGCCCTTCAGGGAAGGCTCAAAATCTTTGCCCCCCTTAAATCCCTCCCGCTACTCGAGCACCCACCGGAGCTCCCAGATTACAGGAAGCTGGTGTGGGGCCAACCCCAACCTCTCAAAGCCCATCCCCTTCCTTCTTCCCTTTGCTTCGGTGGTTTGGAGGTGGAGGTTTTCGAGACTCCGGGGCATACCTTTGATCACGTTTCCTTCTTGGTGGATGGTAAGCTTTTTGCAGGTGACCTCGTGGTGGCGCCTGGACAGATGGTATGTATGAGACAAGAGGAGCTAAGGGATACGATGATTTCACTACGAAAAATCTTGAAGCTCGATTTCGAGTACGCCTATACGGGTGTGGGTGTTTTTTCCAAGGAAGAAGTGAGGGCCTATCTAGAGTATCTGGGAGGGTTGAGGAAGAAGGTGGAAGAGCTCCACCGAAAGGGGAAAAGTCCGAGAGATATAGTGGAAGAAGTCTTTCCCCATCCACCCGAAATAGTTCAGTTAATGGAAGTAGTGAGCGACGGGGAGTGGAGCAGGGAAAACATGGTGAGATCTCTGCTCGGCCTTCCGCGCTGA